In the Ranitomeya imitator isolate aRanImi1 chromosome 2, aRanImi1.pri, whole genome shotgun sequence genome, AGTACAGAAAGTCACACTtggccctcactgcacatttaatgttgtcgatcataaaagcaaagtttgtccagaaagactggacctggacttgtagggaccatatgagcacattcagcagcacagaaggaggAGAAGGtaaattcatccaataagataacaGGGttataggaagccaacagcatcattaccctccgatttctcttacaggcccatcatagtatttttcttcaagtggctttctaacttgtcagcacattctacgtacactATCATTTGACTTTGCAGTTTACAGATATGGGCAGGTTACGACCAGCATCTCCTGATTTCAGGGTGTAGGTTGACCCTCCAGGCTATATATTCTATAGAAAGGGCTTTTAAAgtccaaagtcatttgaacagttttgggtggaggagaatgttgtggtctagaggcgaaatggtgatcacacgattgtgatacagccagactacaccaccgataaagcagccacagacagtggctgagaagaatctgtgacttctctgcatttagtggtcactactcacctgggtagtcatctgTAGGAATCTTCTCTTTACACCTCTCATCACCCCTCACACATGTCTCTGCAGTATTAATACGGGTCAGATCTtcatcctgaaacaaatattgtaaaagtcacagacagatggagaagtcacatctatgatcagctctaatcctgccatctccaccattcttATTACAAACCGGAtaaaccggattacttaccggtaattgtattttaaGGAGTCCACgatagcacccactgagagaggggatccacccccaggaacaggaagcctacagataaaaaggggtggtccccctcctcagttggattacagagtacaagaggaaccgccaAGAAAACATTAGAACATCCTCATAAAAACTACTCAATATGTATAAACATATACCACCATCACCCGGAGTGAATTACATACACATCTCTATTATGTGCTACTAAGGGAGGGAAGTGGGTTCTTTCATGGACTCCATAAAATACAATTACGGTAAGTAATCCGTTTTTTAttctcgccatgacagcacccactgagagatttCAGGGAACCATCATCTGGGAGGGACCACCGTATTGAGGACAGGTCTCCTAAAAACCAAGTCAGAAGATGATGACAAATTGAGTCTATAGTGGCTGTAAAAGGTAGATGGTGAAGACCATGTTGCAGCATTACATATCCAATCAATCGATATGTCCGCCTTCTTAGCCCAGGAGAATGCCATAGACCGTGCCGAATGTGCCCTTATTCCATTCGGAGGACCTTCACCCTTTGCTGAGTAAGCCAGACAGATTGTATCTGTGATCCAATGTGATAAAGTGCTCCTTGTGACTCCAAACCCCTTCCTGTGGCTCTGAAAAGACACAAACAGAGCTCTACTCTGCCTTCAGGGATATTTAATATGTACTTTAATGATATGTACTTTAATGCGACAGACAGACGACGGACCTATCAGGGCATCAAAGACCAGATTCAGGTCCTAGTGAGGCAAGCGAGCAATGTGTACAGAGTCGCTACgctcacacgctgaaataaaccatGCAACTCATCTAACTCCCGCAATATTACGACTAGatagggctcccaaagctgataTCTGAACCTTTAATGTGTTAACTGAAAAACCCAGCTCCCAACCCTTGAAAATTGCAGCAACTGGAACCTCACTAGAGAAAGGCCCAGTATGAAAATTAAGGAACTTTCTCCACACTCTACTGTATATCTTGGTCGTGGATTCTTTCCTACTCTGCAGACTGGTGCTCATCATGTTGTCAGAAATCCCCCTTAATCTCAACAACTGCCTCAAGTTCCACGCCTTCAAGTGGAGACCTCTCACCCAAGGATGACAGGATGGACCCCAAGAGAGCAGGCCTGGATCTGATGGGAAGtgttatgacacggtggtttaggagcaacatggaacgagctctgaaggaagtggtaactgtactgaccgcagtccctaagctcaacacaacattagaagtagccgtgggatgctcctaactctccctaggcacctcgtcaccgcctaagagctaactacccctaaagatagaagcaggaaaactatcctgcctcagagaaaatccccaaaggatagattagccccccacaaataatgactgtgagtggagagggaaaagacatacacagaatgaaaccaggatgagcacaggaggccagtctagcttgatagataggacaggatggaatactgtgcggtcagtataaaacactacaaaaatccacgctgagtttactaaaaatctccacacctgactaaaggtgtggagggtaaatctgcttcccagagcttccagcaagacagaattaattcatactgataacgctggataaacaaagagagcacagaacggataagtccacaatctgtgaacagaaaagagcaagcaaaaaacttagctttgctgaactggtcaggataacagggaaatccaaaagagatgtgaatccaaccaggaaccatttacaagtggcagtagctgaaggacagagcaggcaaaaatagccgagcagaaaagacgatcagtgaaagaggctgctgacagctaactccaaggagcagccataccacttgaaaccacaagagggagcccaagagcagaactcacaaaagtgtcacttacaaccaccggagggagcccaagagcggaattcacaacagggaagatcCAGGGGTCGGATATGGACATGGCCCTGAGCCATGAAAACCAAggtctcttgggccagaaaggAGCGAAGAGAATTATCCTTGCTCTCTcgtccctgatcttcctgatgacttgTGGAAGCACCATCATTGGAGGAAACGCATAGGCCAGACTGAAGCGACAAGGGAACTGGAGGGAGTCGACCAACTCCGGCTGATCTGCCCTGTTCAGGGAGGCAAATCTTTGGACCTTtctgttgtccctggtagcaaacaagtctatttccggAAGCCCCCACAAGTCCACTAAATTCCTGAATACTTGGTGACTGAGACCCCATTCTCTCTGATAGAACGTATGGCGACTGAGGAAGCCGCTTTAAGATTTTCCACTCCCCTGATGTGAAGGGCTGAGAGAGACAAGAGATGGGCTTCGGCCAGTTCGAGAATATCCACCACAGTAGACATCAGCACTTTTGATCAAGTTCCGCCTTGCCAATTTACGTATGCAACTGACATGGTATTGTCCGACAAAACTCTCACATGCGTCCCCCACAGCTGTGGGAGAAAGTGATGTAGAGCATAACTGACTGCCTTTAATTCCTTTAGATTTGAGGAGGCATCAGCCTCCTCTATGGACCTCTGCCCCTGAGCCAGGTTATCGTCCATATGAGCTCCTCATCCATCAGGACTAGCATCCGTAGTAACTATCCTGGACGGTTTCACTACCCATGGAATCCCCTTTCCCTCCTGGTCTCCCGGGACCTCCACCACGACATGCTTAGATAACAGAcataaaactgttgtgaattctgcttttgggctccctccggtggttgtagatggtaatgcagttgtgcctggactgcaggattggacaggtgtatctgctaattgcaaggctgactggggtatttagctttgcaggactctttagtccctgccagttgtcaatgttccttgtgaagtgttggatcactttctgacttctcctgctcgctggcaatttcagcaaagataagtgtttggtttttgtttctgtggcacactgccggtgtgcttgtttcagttttattcctgctctgattgtaggattcactggagttgcagatatacgctcctgcatcttttagtagatgtaggaagtttttgtatattctgctgtgcttgttttgaagggttttatactgaccgcacagaactctgtcctatcctgtcctatctagttagagtggcctcctgtgctaatcctgtttttctgcctgtgtatgttttttcctctccgactcaccgccaatatttgtggggggctgtctatcatttggggattttctctgaggcaagatagtattcctatttccatctttaggggtatttagttctccggctgtgacgaggtgtctaggtgtgttaggtacactccacggctacttctagttgcggtgtgaagttcaggattgcggtcagtacagtggccactttctccagtgaaagttctcatgaagctcctaggtcaccggatcataacagtacaactggcctacaatgagttaattgcatctcagaagaagggaggaaaggttttgagccatttttttttctcagcctgttttgtcttctcctccctcttaatctctgggtggctgaggaacctagtactagcatgaatgttcagtgcttagcttctcgtgtggatcagcttgctgctagggtatagggtatttcggattatattgttcagactcctgctttagaacctaagattcccactcctgatttattttttggtgacagatccaaatttttgagtttcaataataactgtaaactgttttttgcattgagaccctggtcctctggtgatcccattcagcaggttaaaatcatcatatccctgctgcgtggtgacccacaggatttggcattttccctggaatctggcaatcctgctttgcttaatgttgattctttctttcaagcattggggttattgtatgatgagcctaattatgtggatcaagctgagaagaccttgttggccctgtctgaggggcaagaggcggctgaattgtattgtcagaaattcagaaaatggtctgtgctgactaaatggaatgatgatgctttggcggcaattttcagaaagggtctttctgaatccgttaaggatgttatggtggggtttcccacaccctccaatctgagtgattctatgtctttggccattcagattgaccggcgcttgcgggaacgcagaactgtgcgcgctatggggttatcctcagagcaaattactgagcctatgcagtgtgataggatgctgtctaaaacggaacgacaaggtttcagacgtctcaacaggttgtgtttttattgtggcgacgcttctcatgtcatttctgtctaccctaagcggacaaaaaggatcaccagttcatttaccatcagtactgtacaacctaaatttctgttatctgtgtccttgatctgctcattgtcgtcattttctgtcatggcgtttgtggattcaggcgccgccttgaatttgatggactttgactttgctaggcgttgtggttttcccttgcagcctttgcagaaccctattcctttaaggggcattgatgctacacccttggctaaagataagccccagttttggatacaggtgaccatgcgcatggcgccagcccaccaggaagattgtcgatttctggtgttgcataatttgcatgatgctgttgtgctgggtttcccatggttgcaggtccataatcctgttttggattggaaatccatgtctgtaactagttggggttgtcagggggttcataatgatgttcctctgatgtcaattgccccttctccctcttcggaaattccggagtttttgtctgattttcaggatgtattcgatgagcctaagtccagtttccttccaccaaacagggactgcgattgtgctattgatttgattccaggctgtaagtttcctaagggtcgacttttcaacctttctgtacctgaacacaccgccatgcggagttatattaaggagtctttggagaaggggcatattcggccatcttcttcaccgttgggagcagggttcttttttgttgctaaaaaagatggttctttgagaccctgtattgattatcgcctcttaaataagatcacggtcaagttttaataccccttgcctttgctttctgatttgtttgctaggattaagggagctagttggtttactaagattgaccttcggggggcatataatcttgttcgtattaagcagggttgatgaatggaaaactgcgtttaacacgcccgaaggccattttgaataccttgtgatgccattcggactctctaatgctccatctgtttttcagtccttcatgcatgatatcttccggagatattttgataagttcttgatcatttatttggacgatattttgattttttccgatgattgggagtctcatgtgcagcaggtcaggatggtatttcagatccttcgtgacaatgccgtgtttgtgaaagggtctaagtgtctttttggggtgcagaaggtttcctttttgggctttattttttctccctcatctattgagatggatccggttaaggttcaggccattcatgattggattcagcccacatccgtgaagagtcttcagaaatttttgggtttcgctaatttttatcgccgtttcattgctaatttttccagcgtggttaaacccttgactgatttgactaagaagggcgctgatgtggcgaattggccctctgcggctgtctctgcctttcaagaacttaaacgttgtttttcttctgctccagtgttgcgccatccggatgtttctcttccgtttcaggttgaggttgacgcttctgagattggggcaggggccgttttgtctcagagggatcctgttggttccttgatgaaaccgtgtgccttcttttcccgtaaattttcacctgcggaacgcaattatgatgtcggcaatcgggagttgttggctatgaagtgggcgtttgaggagtggcgacattggcttgagggagctaagcaccgtattgtggtcttgaccgaccataagaatttgatttacctcgagtctgccaagcggttgaatcctagacaggctcgataatccttgtttttttctcgttttgattttgtggtctcgtaccttcctggtactaagaatgttaaggctgatgccctctctaggagttttttgcctgattgtcctgaggttttggaaccagtcagtattttgaaggaaggggtggtcctttctgccatttctcctgatttacgatgggttcttcagaaatttcaggctgacaaacctgaccgttgtcctgtggggaaactgtttgttcctgacagatggactagtagagtgatttctgaggttcgttgttctgtgttggctggtcatcctggtatttttggtaccagagacttggttggtaggtccttttggtggccttctttgtcgcgtgatgtgcggtcttttgtgcagtcctgtgggacttgtgcacgggccaagccttgttgctcccgtgctagtgggttgctcttgccattgccggtccccgagaggccctggacacatatttctatggattttatttccgatcttcctgtttcccagaggatgtcggttatctgggttgtttgtgaccgattctctaagatggttcatttggtgcctttgcctaaattcccttcttcttctgatttggttccgttgttttttcagcatgaggtccgtttgcatggtattccggagaatattgtgtccgacagaggttcccagtttgtttctagggttTGGCGggacttttgtgccaagctgggcattgatttgtctttttcttctgcatttcatcctcagacaaatggacagactgagcgaactaatcagaccttggagacctatttgagatgctttgtgtctgctgatcaggatgattgggtggcttttttgccattggccgagttcgcccttaataatcggtctagttcggctactttggtttcgcctttttttttgtaattttggttttcatccttctttttcttctgggcaggttgagccttctgaccttcctggtgtggattctgtggtcgacaggttgcagcagatttgggctcatgtggtggacaatttggtgctgtctcaggaggaggctcaacgttttgctaaccgtcgtcggtgtgttggttcccggcttcgggttggggatctggtttggttatcttcccgtcatgttcctatgaaggtttcttcccctaagtttaagcctcgatttattggtccttataggatttctgagattattaatccggtgtccttttgcctggcgcttccggcctcttttgctattcataatgtcttccatagatctttgttgcggaaatatgtggagcccgttgttccctctgttgatcctccagcccctgtgttggtcgatggggagttggaatatgttgttgagaagattttggattctcgttttttgaggcggaagcttcagtaccttgtcaaatggaagggttatggccaggaggataattcttgggtttctgcctctgatgtccatgccgctgatttggttcgtacctttcatcgggctcatactgatcggcctgggggctctggtgagggttcggtgacccctcctcaaggaggggtactgttgtgaattctgcttttgggctccctccggtggttgtagatggtaatgcagttgtgcctggactgcaggattggacaggtgtatctgctaattgcaaggctgactggggtatttagctttgcaggactctttagtccctgccagttgtcaatgttccttgtgaagtgttggatcactttttggcttctcctgcttgctgacaatttcagcaaagataagtgtttggtttttgtttctgtggcacactgccggtgtgcttgtttcagttttattcctgctctgattgtaggattcactggagttgcagatatacgctcctgcatcttttagtagatgtaggaagtttttgtatattctgcagtggttgttttgaagggttttatactgaccgcacagatctctgtcctatgctgtcctatctagctagagtggcctcctgtgctaatcctgtttttctgcctgtgtatgttttttcctctccgactcaccgccaatatttgtggagggctgtctatcctttggggattttctctgaggcaagatagtattcctatttccatctttaggggtatttagttctccggctgtgacgaggtgtctaggtgtgttaggtacactccacggctacttctagatgCGGTatgaagttcaggattgcggtcagtatagtggccactttctccagtgaaagttctcatgaagctcctaggtcaccggatcataacataaaACCTCCAACTCAAGAGCCTCCTGTTTTGCCGGGGATCTAAGAGAGGTGATGACAAAGGAATCTGAGGGGACTCGACAAAACTCTAGTTTCAACCCCGATGTTACTAAGCCCAGGGTCCAGGCATTAGAAGTGATCTCCTGCCATCTGTGTCAAAAATTTTTTAACCTGCCGCCCACAGGAGGGTCAGGGTCAATGGAATTTATTACTCTTCCTGGGAGAGGATCCGCTAAAATGGGCACCTTCTTGTTTGGTCTCCTTTGTCTCCCAGCGATCTCGGTTTTCATAATTCCACCTTCTACCGAATGGTCACTTTCTGAAGGCCTTCCTGTAGGACGGAACAGACtggttagggaaccccttctttctCTCTCCCGCCTTGGTGAGGATCTAATCGAGCACGCtgccaaacaggaactcaccctggcatggaatTGCGCACAATTTAGACTTTGCGCATCCCCCTTCCAGCCCTTCAGCCATAGGACACGACGAACAGAATTCACAAGACCAGCTGACCTTGTTGCCAGGCGTAGGGAGTCCACAGAAGCATCAGCTAGATATACTGTAGTTCCCCTGATCAATGGACTAGAGGACATCAGCCTCTCTCTAGACAATTCTTTCTTGATCTGTTCCTCCAGCTAGTCCACCCAAACAAGCATTGACCTTCCTGTACATGTGCTGGATAGAGCCGGTCTAAAGGCTCTGGAGCAGGACTCCCATGATCTTTTAAGTAATGTCTCTGCTTTGCAGTCTAGACTCTAGACTGGACAGGACCACAGAATCTTCTACAGGCAGGACAAAATGTCTAGAAGTCGAGGCCACTGCGGAGTCCACCTTGGGAACCTTGGACCAAGCTGTCAGGTCATCTTCCTCAAAGGGACAAAGGGATACCTCCTCCTGGAAGATGGAGAGGaaccctcgcgctgtccctgcttgTTCCATTCCATCCTGACCAAATCCTTCACCACACCAATAAACGGGAAAGCTCGTATCTTTTTCTGCGAGAGACCTGCAAACATAATTTCCTTTGTAGATCTAACCTCTTTCACCTCTAAAAGCCCCATGGTATTTCTAACTGATTTCACCACATTATCCATactctctatgggaaaaaaaagataGCCCTTCTTCACCAGATGACGATGAATCAGAAGCACCAGGGAATCCAGCCTGTTCACAACCGGAAGCAGAACAGGAGACAGGGGTAACACTTCTTGCTTTAGACTTATGTTTGTTAGGCCTGTTTGAGCATCCTAAGGACTGAAGTTCCTCTCATCATTAATCGTATATCAGCAGATCTAACTGAGGACTCCTCCTCTAAAGTCTGGCTAATACAACTCTGACACAGTCTTTTAAGATAGAGGTCAGGAAGGGGTTGTGAGCACAAGGCACTCTTTGTGCTTGgcttttttttagttttcttaGCCTGATAGGGAGGTACACAGAAAGAAGGTGAATCAGCTTAGTAGGCAGAGTCatgtaacactcacccagtgaagctgtgaTGTGGTACCGGTTCTGGAAGCGGAGGCACAGCACGAGTTCTAGATGGTACAGCTTACTCCGTACACTCTTGTTAGTGGAGTTCCCTCTTGGGAGCGCCCAATGCTGTTCTTgggattgctgtgcggctgcacttcCACCACCTGTGGGTGCACCTCAGATTCTCCTGGAGAGGATATCTTTGGGACACATTGGCAACAGGAGGCCACCGGATCTTATACTTACAGCCCGTCCATCTCCAGAACAAGCCTCCCCGGACCCTAGGAAGTGAACCCAAGCAAATTTAGTTCAGTAATGGTGAATGGGCAGTGTGCATACGTGGGCCTAAACTCGGAAGCACTGCCCGATGGAAGAGCAGGGCAGCCGATGCACGCATCCCGCTCCACAAGATGAGTGCCGGTCTGGTCCTACTGCACCGCGTGAGCCAGGACAGCCTCTTCCGGATCCTggcctcacatcatccaccatcagaCGAGGGTGAAGACTGACAGCCAGGGATCTCCAGACGCTGCTTCTGGtgccgcagcccctgctgttcccCAGACACCACACAGGTGGCATGCACAGGCCCAGGTAACCTTTCCTGTGCAGgttcccacaggaacaggaaaccaactgaggaggcaaGGGGGACagcccctttttatctgtaggtttcctgttcctgggggcggatcccctctctcagtggatgctgtcagcgataataaaaaacaacaacataatacTGGTGGATGAAACAAAACTGAGCACAAAACCTTCACAGTTGTCTACACAGAGAGAgtgaggggagatctcatgacacctctctatctacctgatgatcctgagaaaCATTAGGATctccttgtttacagtcctgtggaagaagaggacggggacatctctctggtgttgtcctcctactggatagatctggaagaAACATATACAGGGActtaattcattctttacatacagataattataggccgtctgTATTTAGTCCAGtccattacctggtgatgtgaggggctggggaatctccatcatgatgtccttgtacagatctttgtgtccttctaaatactcccattcctccatggagaaatagacggcgagatCCTgataccttataggaacctgacacatacaatgataccgtcatcaccccgatcccttcatagctctattgtataatgtcccagcattcccagcagtgtcacctctccagtcagcagctcaatcatcatgtaggcgagttctaggatcttctggtcattgatgttctcatgtatcagggggtgaggttgaggccccgtgattgggctcaggggtcttccccatccctcagacacagggtcctgacagcgctcactagaggtcttcttcactactgtgtaatcctggttatggagagacacattaataaatctcactacagacatttccagagtcctcacctctccagttctgtccatctgttattcccatagataagaatgatgtaatgtgacatcatcagaatctctcacctctccagtaagaaggaagaggatctctagggttaggtgtaatatcctctctgccatcttgtctctgtccacatccatctttgatgggttaaTAAGAAAAATTCCCTCAATAGTAGATCTTCACAGAGGATCGGATATTGTAaatacctgaatgagaagaagatgagccgatgtaacatcataaaattcCTGGCGATAATAAGGGGAAACATACAAAAAGATAGAACTTGTAGATGTTGTACTCTCTAGTCTTGTATGGACTGGAACGCAAGTTGAATTGCTGACTAAGACATCTCCTCCATGCTCCCAATCACTGCCTATGTTACTCACTGCTTTGGCGACTGATTGGCTGTAAGAATCATAACTTCGTTAGGACTGAGCAGATAATACAGAGACTG is a window encoding:
- the LOC138666975 gene encoding uncharacterized protein; protein product: MDVDRDKMAERILHLTLEILFLLTGEDYTVVKKTSSERCQDPVSEGWGRPLSPITGPQPHPLIHENINDQKILELAYMMIELLTGEVPIRYQDLAVYFSMEEWEYLEGHKDLYKDIMMEIPQPLTSPDLSSRRTTPERCPRPLLPQDCKQGDPNVSQDHQDEDLTRINTAETCVRGDERCKEKIPTDDYPGSQKRPRGYEGYLVPLDQRCHLSGLLIKKQKSSRRSESAFGPGCIILVGRE